One Mycolicibacter sp. MU0083 DNA window includes the following coding sequences:
- a CDS encoding PIN domain-containing protein, translated as MDRLILDTGVLVGAVRRRVTVPDDADVAIPAVVSAEYLAGVRRDPDSGRRAEQTARLDEILAVLPVCDYTRAVAEHHADLLAHTASEGKPRGPHDLIIAATARSTGRTIPTTDTRARFGELPDVKARIAGDAQ; from the coding sequence GTGGACCGACTGATTCTCGACACCGGCGTCCTGGTCGGCGCCGTACGGCGCCGGGTCACCGTGCCCGACGATGCCGACGTCGCCATTCCGGCGGTAGTGAGCGCCGAATACCTTGCGGGCGTTCGGCGGGATCCCGATTCCGGTCGACGTGCGGAGCAAACTGCCCGTCTGGACGAAATCCTTGCGGTGCTACCGGTCTGCGACTACACCCGCGCCGTTGCCGAACACCACGCAGATCTATTGGCCCACACCGCGAGTGAAGGAAAACCCCGCGGTCCGCACGACCTCATCATCGCCGCAACGGCCCGCTCGACCGGTCGCACCATTCCGACCACCGATACCCGCGCACGATTCGGTGAACTCCCCGACGTCAAGGCCCGCATCGCCGGTGATGCGCAATGA
- a CDS encoding DUF167 domain-containing protein, which translates to MTAGETVYVKVKPGSRKGPLVETDDDGQLTVYVREPAIDGKANAAVIRVLAEHFGVSRSRVELTSGAGARIKRFRIER; encoded by the coding sequence ATGACCGCCGGCGAAACCGTCTACGTCAAGGTCAAACCGGGCAGTCGCAAGGGCCCGCTGGTGGAGACCGACGACGACGGCCAGCTCACCGTCTACGTACGTGAACCCGCCATCGACGGCAAGGCCAACGCCGCGGTAATCCGGGTGCTGGCAGAGCATTTCGGGGTATCACGCAGCCGGGTCGAGCTGACGTCCGGCGCGGGCGCGCGGATCAAGCGGTTCCGGATCGAGCGCTAG
- a CDS encoding type II toxin-antitoxin system Phd/YefM family antitoxin: MREITASEASRTFSAVLDSVEHGETVVVTRGGRRIASISPTPAATGAALNAILERWSGNDAFDDDLVGRIAEARDAVSTALDENPWTD, from the coding sequence ATGCGTGAGATCACGGCGTCCGAGGCATCGCGGACCTTCTCCGCCGTCCTCGATTCCGTAGAGCACGGCGAGACCGTTGTCGTCACCCGCGGCGGACGACGCATCGCGTCGATCAGTCCGACCCCCGCCGCCACCGGAGCGGCGCTGAACGCGATCCTGGAACGCTGGAGCGGCAACGACGCCTTCGACGACGATCTCGTCGGCAGAATCGCCGAAGCACGCGACGCCGTATCGACCGCCCTGGACGAGAACCCGTGGACCGACTGA